The Rahnella aceris genome contains the following window.
TTCTTGTTTTGAATAATGAAGCGGGCAAATTTTCTGAGGATGAGTTTTCTTGTGCAATACTAATAATTTGTTGTGAAAAGTCACACCCCCTCGCATCAATTCCCTCTTTATTCCACTTAAGAACCCAATATCCTTCGCCACATCCAACTTCATGGATCGTCTGAGGATCAACGGTTGCAACAAGTCCTGAAAGAGAATTCTCGAACCCTTTCATCATCCAGCGTACTATTGGATTTTTAGAAGCATATTTATTGTAATTATTACCTACAACAATACCATCTTCAGTTTTACCACCAGCAATTTTTATAGCCATCATTTTTCCTATTGTAATAATTTTCTAGTTTTATAATTGATCTTTTTCAGGTGGATAATTTTTTTTTGCCAAAGGTTGAGGATTTCTGTTGTGCAGTTGTGCGGTTTTAAATCTTAAATCTTCAAGTAATGTTCTGTTAGCAGAAAGCAAATCTGCAACGAATGCAATCAGCAAGGTCTGAAATCCCATCCCCAACAAGATAGATGCCAAAATTAGAGACTGTATATTTCCTGTGCCATCTCCCGTAAAGTATTTGAATAAGAAACGTAGTCCGATCAAAAATCCAATGGTGAAAAGTGTCAAGCCAATGGTTCCAAAAAATCTGAATGGACGATAGATCACGAATATTCTTATAATTGTGATTACGCTTCTTTTGATATATGAAAATGTACTTTTCACCAGTCGGGAAGGGCGTAAGTCATCATTTACTCTGATAGGTACGGATGTAATAGAGATGTTTTTCTGTCCGGCTTGGATAATAGTTTCAAGGGTATAAGTATAATTACTGAAAACTATAAGCTTTTGAGCCGTTTCGCGGTTAATTGCACGAAAACCACTGGGCGCGTCAGGAATATCCGTTTTACTGGCCGTCCGCACAACCCAACTCCCTAGTTTTTGAAGTAATTTCTTCAAAGGTGAGAAGTGTTCAATTGCCTGAATTGGACGTTCCCCAATAACAAATTCTGCCTGTGACGAGAGTATTGGGGCAACTAATTTCGGAATATCATCTGCATTATATTGATTATCGGCATCAGTATTGACGATGACGTCGGCACCAAATTTTAAACAGGCATCAATTCCTGTCATGAATGCATAAGCCAGGCCTTTATTGGTCTTATGCCTGACTATGTGGTCTACGCCATTTTTCCTGGCCACGTCGATGGTATCGTCTGAGCTGCCATCATCAATAATCAGCCATTCAACGCTATCAAAGCCTTCAACATGCCGGGGCAAGGCATTCAGAGCAATAGCCAACGTGCCACCTTCATTAAAGCAAGGTATTTGTATAATTAATTTCACATCACATTCCTCTGCTAACGCTGATGTATATTATTCATGAATTTAATATAATCATTTCAATAAGTAAAAGCACTTATAGATATTCTTAAGCATATATAAAACCAGACGGTATTTGATATAGATTAGCAGGTATATGTGATGCTTGTGGCAAAAATAACATATTAATGAAAAGCCGCCTTAGTAAGGGTATTCCTGTCAAACCAATGGATATGTTAATACTGTCCTATTAGAGAACAGTGGTTTTTAACGCATTTCCTGATTGATCTTCTGACCTCCGCCGCCAATAATGTTCCCTTGACTCGGGGTGCCCGCTGCAAAGCAGGGCTGAGATTTTACCCGTATTACCTGATCTGGATTATGCCAGCGTAGGGAAGTCAGGTATCTCTCCTGATACCGCCTTCCTGAGTGCCGGTGGGGAGATTTATGAATACCCGACCTACCTTCTTGCCCGGCGCCTTAGCCGCCACTTCTCTGAAACGACTCCGCCTTTCAGCGCCGCTGGTTCACTGCCTGACCAACGACGTGGTGCAATCTTTTACCGCCAATGTCCTGCTGGCGCTGGGTGCATCTCCGGCGATGGTGGTTGATCCCGCCGAAGCGGCGCAATTTGGCGCCATTGCTGATGCCTTATTGGTGAACGTCGGCACGCTGACACATCCCCATGCCGATGCGATGCGGGCGGCTATTCACGCAGCCAGTCAGGCCGGAAAGCCCTGGGTGCTGGATCCGGTTGCTGTCGGCGGTCTGAGCTGGCGTACAGAATTCTGTCGTGAAATCATCACACTTAAACCTGCCGCAATCCGCGGTAATGCCTCGGAAATCCTGGCTCTCAGCGGCCTCAGTGCGTCCGGGCGGGGCGTGGACAGCGGTGATGATTCCCTTTCTGCCTTACCTGCCGCACAGCAACTGGCGCGGGAGACCGGCGCGGTAGTGGCTGTGACGGGTGAAACCGATTACGTCACCGACGGGATGCGCAGTTGGGCGGTGGCTGGCGGACATCCGATGATGACCCGCGTGGTGGGTACCGGATGCGCATTATCTGCGGTGGTGGCGGCCTTTGTGGCTTTGCCGGGTGATCGCCTGGATAACGTGGCCGCCGCCTGCCGGGTGATGTCCTGTGCCGGCGAGCGCGCCTGTGCGGTCGTGAAGGGGCCGGGCAGTTTCACGCCTGAATACTTCGATAATCTGTATTTAATGGGCGAGGAATGGCTGAATGGCGAGGAAATACAATGAAACGTATTAATGCACTGACGATTGCAGGCACAGATCCGAGTGGCGGGGCGGGGATCCAGGCGGATTTGAAAACCTTCTCGGCGCTGGGTGCGTACGGCACCAGTGTGATCACCGCGCTGGTGGCGCAGAACACCCGTGGTGTGCAGTCGGTCTATAACATTGAGCCCGGTTTCGTTTCAGCGCAGCTCGATTCCGTACTGAGCGATGTGCGGATCGACAGTGCGAAAATCGGCATGCTGGCGAACAGTCAGATTGTGGAGGCGGTTGCGGAGCGACTCAGACATTATCAGCCGCCGTTTGTGGTGCTGGATACCGTGATGCTGGCGAAAAGTGGCGATCCGTTACTGCTGCCGGAGGCCGTGGATGCCGTGCGTCGTTTGCTGATCCCGCAGGCTTCCATTATTACGCCAAATCTGCCCGAAGCGGCGGCGTTACTGGACTGTGCGGTGGCGGCGAATGAAACCGAAATGCGTGAGCAGGGAGAAGCCTTACTGGCGATGGGATGTGGTGCCGTGCTGATGAAAGGGGGACATCTGAGTGATGAGGAAAGCCCTGACTGGCTGTTTGTGACCGGTTCCCGTGAGCGGTTTACTGCGCCGCGTGTGAATACCCGACATACCCATGGCACCGGTTGCACGCTGTCGGCCGCGCTGGCCGCGTTACGTCCGCGTCATCACAACTGGGCCGATACGGTACGCGAAGCCAAAGCCTATTTACAGCAGGCGCTGATGCAGGCCGACTCACTGGAAGTCGGCCACGGTATCGGGCCTGTGCATCATTTCCACCGCTGGTGGTAACCGCGGATTATGCCTGGTGCTGGGTTTCGCTCAGCGCCTGTTCAACCTGATGAAATTTCGTCAGCGCCTTTTGCAAATGAACGGCATCAAACGGGTTCAGCGGATAGAATTTTTCTTCTTTACGCGGGCGCAGCATGACGCGGATTTTAGTTGCTGACATCCGTTCAAACAGATAGCTGGCAATATCGTCGTTCTCCTCGTCCTGCCACGACAGCAGCAATGCCGCATGCTCACCGCTGCGGCGGCCAATAAATTGTCCGTGTGACCACAGCCCTTCAAATTCGCCATCCTTTTGCAGTTTTTTGCCACTGAACCACGGTGATTCAGCCAGCGTCAGGAGGGCTTGCGGCGTGATATCCGCATACAACTGGCGCCACTGCGGGCGGTTGTTATCCATCTGCCAGCAGGCCATGCCGAGATAATCGTTCAGTTCACGCCAGTCCTGTTCCAGTTTCTCCCTGAGTTCAGGATCCTGCACATGCATGAACTGTTGCAGGCCGGTCGCCTGCTCACCCAGCTTGTTATAGGCAATAACGGTCATGGTGCGGGGCTTACGGCGGAATGTGACCCACAGCAGCACTTTGGGGATGCGGAAAGTGATGGCCTGAACGGTGAGTTTGTAACGGTTGCCACGTGACATCACCAGGCCGCTGGAAGTGCCCCGTTTGTCCTGATAATTTCTCACCAGTACCACGCTGTTCTGTCCCATCCAGCCCGTGACGTAATGTTCTTTTTCGCTTTCTGCCACGTCCAGATCGTGAACGATCTGGGTGATTTTCTCGTTATCGAGCTGGGAGAGGGACAGTGACTGATCGGCACTGTAGTAGCTTTTTTTCAGGGCGGCTGCGGCTGGCATAAAAGTATCCACGATATTGATGTGGTTTACAGCTTACACCAAGTTGTCATACAGATTTTAGGGATAACCCGCAAAATTTGATCGCTGTCGTTCACTGTTTGTGTATTACAACGTCCTTTTACTTACTCGGCATCAAACCAGTCACTGTTCTGTTCGGCAATCGGGGTAATGGTGGAAATCATTTCCTGCAAATGAATGCGGATAGCTTTTTCAGCGGCGTCCGGGTCATGCGCTTTCAGCCCGTCAAAAATCGCATAATGTTGTGCAATCAGATTTTCCGGCGGTGACACTTTACTGAGTGTCAAAAAGCGCACGCGATCCATTGTCGCTTTGATGTGCTCGACGGTTTCCCATGCCAGGCGGCAGTCGATGATCTGCGCAATCGTGCGGTGGAACTCATCATCCAGCAACAGGAATTCCTGCGTTTGCTGACTCTTTGCCGCCAGAGTCTGACGCTCAAGATTATGTTCGAGCAAGGCCAGATCTTTATCGGTGGCGACCATGGCTGCACGGCGTACCACGGCGGTTTCGACTGCTTCGCGAATGAAGCGTCCGTCGGCAACCCGCTTGGAGGAAATTTTCATTACATAGGTGCCGCGTTGCGGTAAAACCTGAACCAGCCCGGCTTCGGCCAGTTTGATAAAAGCTTCGCGAACCGGCTGGCGGGACACATTAAAGCGTGTGGAAATTTCTTTCTCCGACAGGAATGCCCCCGGCGCGATGGCACAGGTGACGATGTCCTGACGCAAGGTGCGATAAATCTGCTGATTAACCGGCACATTACTGAGAAATTCAAAGGAGTCTGTCATGGGCAAAAGTTGTCTTTAAAGTCGGGAAACGACAATACTAACATGAGTTTTCTGATGTTTTTGAGATTGTTAGCGCAAGCTTTCATCAAATTATTGGGAGTTTATATGCTCCCGGCAATACAGCTTTTTATAGGCCGCGGGTGTGATACCCAGCAGTTTACGAAATACCCGGCGAAAATACGCCACATCGTTAAACCCCGTCAGGCGTGCCACGTCCGCCACATTGCCGGTATTGGCCAGTAACAGCTTTTCTGCTGCAGCGACACGTTGTTTATGCAGCGCATCCGTCAGCGTCATCTGAAAGATCAGGCGGAAAACCCGCCCGAGATAATCCGCGTTACAGTGCAGCCGCTGCGCCAGCTCAGAGGCCCCCAGTGGCAGATGAAACTGTGTGGTGATCAGCTGACGGGCTTTGTAGGCCAGCGCCACGCCGGGGCCGCCGGGTTCGACATTCTCCGGCCAGGCGCGCGAGACTTCCTCTAACAGCAAAATCAGGAACAGCTCAAGAGAATTACCGCCGCGTTCCTGTTCATATAAAAATAATCTGAACAGCGTTAACAGGGTTTCACTGTCCCTGACTTTACAATGCTGTGGAATATTTAGCTGTAAAGAGGGACTATTTTGCTGTGGTTTAATGATTGCTATATCTTCCACAATATCAAAATGCAGCCAGTAAAATTTTAAATCGGGATCAAAGGTTGTGACGCCTTTATGTTCCCTGCCGGGAAATAACAGTAAACTTTCTCCTGTATGCAAATCAAAACGCGTATTTTCTTCCTGTAAAGACAACGAGCCACGGACGACATAAATTAATTCGTGCGAACTCAGACGTCGGGTCGGATGTGTGCCAATTCCTCTGGAAATGAACAGGCCACCGTTTTGCACTTTAACCGGGTAATTTACGGAGAACGCGAGCATTTCAGGCATTTTAAGGCACTCATCAGGCAAGTTTTGCCTGACAGTAGCACAGGAAACGTGCACCACCAGCCGGGCATGAAGAGGTTTTGATCTGCTTCACAGATTCTGGGTGTGAGTCGGAATTGTCCCGTTTAACTACTTTTCTCTCCTCTTGTTGGCATGAGAACCCTATGCCAGATTTATGGCGTACCTTATTTCATCTCAGGGCTGATACGAATAATTAGCCTTATTCATTGTGTTCCTACAGCTTATAAATAACGATATAAAAGCGAGGAAAGATAATGCCAACAGATTCAGTTAATACAGGCTCTGCACCGGTAAACGGTGAGGACAGAATACTTTCTGCTAATGCCAAACTTTCTGTCAGTGAAAAAATCGGTTATGGATTAGGTGATGCCGGTGGCACGATAATTACCTGTCTTATCACCAGTTTTCTGACATTCTTTTATACCGATGTTTTCGGGCTGACACCTGCGATTGTCGGTACGCTGTTTATTTCGCTGCGTGTGATTGACGCGATTTCCGATCCGCTGATGGGCATTCTGGCTGACCGCACGCAAAGCCGCTGGGGACGTTTTCGTCCCTGGCAGTTATGGATCGCGTTGCCTATTGGCGTGGTCGGATTTCTCACTTTTACGGTACCCGGCCTGAGTGGCGATGCCAAAATTGCCTACGCCTTCTTCACCTATTTCCTGCTCTCCGTGTCCTATACGGCAATCAACGTGCCGTACTGCGCGCTGATTAACACCATGACCACTGATCATCGCGAAGTGATGTCTTGTCAGTCGTGGCGCTTTGTACTGTGCGGCGTGGCGGGCTTTATGGTTTCCGTCGGGCTGCCGTGGCTGGTGCAGGTGTTGGGTAAAGGCAATGCGGCGGTGGGATATCAGCAGGGCGTAGGGTTGCTTTGCGCGGTTGCTGTGGTGATGTTCCTGTGGTGCTTCTTCACGGTACGCGAACGCCTGCCCCTTGCACTGCTCGGGCAATTCAGCGTTAAGGAACACATTCGCGGCATGCTGAAAAACGATCAGTTGCTGCTGGTTTTACTGATGTCTTTCCTGCTGATCAACGTGTTCAATCTGCGTGGCGGCGGCTACATGTATTTCATCACTTATGTGCTGAAAGGCGGGGCGGGCTACGCCTCTATGTTCTTCGGCATGGTAACGCTGGCATCCATTCTTGGCGCGGTGATCGTCAATCAGCTGACCAAATTTATCGACAGCGTGCGGCTGTATATGTTGACTAATCTGGTACTGGCGGTGTTTTCCCTGATGCTGTGGTTTGTCCCTGCCGGTGAACATTATCAGACGCTGTGGCTGGGTATCATCTTTGTACACTGTGTGATCCTCGGGTTCACCTTGCCGCTGCACTTTTCCATCATGGCGTTCGCCGACGATTACGGGCACTGGAAAAATGGTATCCGTTCCTCCGGCATGAACTTTGCCTTCAATCTGTTCTTTATCAAACTGGCCTGGGCATCAAGTGCCGGGATCATCAGCCTGGTCTTCATTATGGTCTCTTATCAGGCTGGCGCAGAGCATCAGACTGCAGCGTCGCTCGGCGGGATCACTTTGCTGGAAACATTGTTGCCTGCGGCGATGCATCTGCTGCTGGCGGGAACGCTGATGTTTTGCAAACTCGATAACAAATTGCTGTCGCGGATGTCGCACGATTTGGCCGCAAAAATCTAATTTACTGTTTTTCAGGAGGTTGTATGCCGTTTTCTCCGGTTGATTCTTTAGAAGTGCCTTTGCAAAAAGTGAATGTTTCCGATGCGTTCTGGCTGGAATATCAGCGACTGGTGAAAGATGTGGTGGTGCCGTATCAGTGGAAAGCGCTCAACGATGACGTCGCCGACGCCGAACCAAGCCATGCGATTGAAAATTTCCGGATTGCCGCCGGGCAAAGCGATGGCGAGTTTTATGGCATGGTTTTTCAGGACAGCGACGTGGCTAAATGGCTGGAAGCGGTGGGGTATTTGCTGGCGAAAACGCCGGATCCTGCGCTGGAAGCAACGGCGGATCAGGTGATCGAGCTGGTCGGCGCGGTGCAGCAACCTGACGGCTATCTGAACACGTATTTCACCGTCAAAGAGCCGCAACAACGCTGGGCCAATCTGGCTGAATGTCACGAACTTTACTGCGCCGGACATCTGATTGAAGCGGGTGTGGCCTATGCGCAGGCGACCGGCAAAACCCGGTTACTCGAGATTGTCTGCAAACTGGCGGATCACATCGCAGACG
Protein-coding sequences here:
- a CDS encoding GntR family transcriptional regulator gives rise to the protein MTDSFEFLSNVPVNQQIYRTLRQDIVTCAIAPGAFLSEKEISTRFNVSRQPVREAFIKLAEAGLVQVLPQRGTYVMKISSKRVADGRFIREAVETAVVRRAAMVATDKDLALLEHNLERQTLAAKSQQTQEFLLLDDEFHRTIAQIIDCRLAWETVEHIKATMDRVRFLTLSKVSPPENLIAQHYAIFDGLKAHDPDAAEKAIRIHLQEMISTITPIAEQNSDWFDAE
- a CDS encoding glycosyltransferase family 2 protein: MKLIIQIPCFNEGGTLAIALNALPRHVEGFDSVEWLIIDDGSSDDTIDVARKNGVDHIVRHKTNKGLAYAFMTGIDACLKFGADVIVNTDADNQYNADDIPKLVAPILSSQAEFVIGERPIQAIEHFSPLKKLLQKLGSWVVRTASKTDIPDAPSGFRAINRETAQKLIVFSNYTYTLETIIQAGQKNISITSVPIRVNDDLRPSRLVKSTFSYIKRSVITIIRIFVIYRPFRFFGTIGLTLFTIGFLIGLRFLFKYFTGDGTGNIQSLILASILLGMGFQTLLIAFVADLLSANRTLLEDLRFKTAQLHNRNPQPLAKKNYPPEKDQL
- a CDS encoding MFS transporter, encoding MPTDSVNTGSAPVNGEDRILSANAKLSVSEKIGYGLGDAGGTIITCLITSFLTFFYTDVFGLTPAIVGTLFISLRVIDAISDPLMGILADRTQSRWGRFRPWQLWIALPIGVVGFLTFTVPGLSGDAKIAYAFFTYFLLSVSYTAINVPYCALINTMTTDHREVMSCQSWRFVLCGVAGFMVSVGLPWLVQVLGKGNAAVGYQQGVGLLCAVAVVMFLWCFFTVRERLPLALLGQFSVKEHIRGMLKNDQLLLVLLMSFLLINVFNLRGGGYMYFITYVLKGGAGYASMFFGMVTLASILGAVIVNQLTKFIDSVRLYMLTNLVLAVFSLMLWFVPAGEHYQTLWLGIIFVHCVILGFTLPLHFSIMAFADDYGHWKNGIRSSGMNFAFNLFFIKLAWASSAGIISLVFIMVSYQAGAEHQTAASLGGITLLETLLPAAMHLLLAGTLMFCKLDNKLLSRMSHDLAAKI
- the thiM gene encoding hydroxyethylthiazole kinase — encoded protein: MNTRPTFLPGALAATSLKRLRLSAPLVHCLTNDVVQSFTANVLLALGASPAMVVDPAEAAQFGAIADALLVNVGTLTHPHADAMRAAIHAASQAGKPWVLDPVAVGGLSWRTEFCREIITLKPAAIRGNASEILALSGLSASGRGVDSGDDSLSALPAAQQLARETGAVVAVTGETDYVTDGMRSWAVAGGHPMMTRVVGTGCALSAVVAAFVALPGDRLDNVAAACRVMSCAGERACAVVKGPGSFTPEYFDNLYLMGEEWLNGEEIQ
- the thiD gene encoding bifunctional hydroxymethylpyrimidine kinase/phosphomethylpyrimidine kinase yields the protein MKRINALTIAGTDPSGGAGIQADLKTFSALGAYGTSVITALVAQNTRGVQSVYNIEPGFVSAQLDSVLSDVRIDSAKIGMLANSQIVEAVAERLRHYQPPFVVLDTVMLAKSGDPLLLPEAVDAVRRLLIPQASIITPNLPEAAALLDCAVAANETEMREQGEALLAMGCGAVLMKGGHLSDEESPDWLFVTGSRERFTAPRVNTRHTHGTGCTLSAALAALRPRHHNWADTVREAKAYLQQALMQADSLEVGHGIGPVHHFHRWW
- a CDS encoding AraC family transcriptional regulator, whose translation is MPEMLAFSVNYPVKVQNGGLFISRGIGTHPTRRLSSHELIYVVRGSLSLQEENTRFDLHTGESLLLFPGREHKGVTTFDPDLKFYWLHFDIVEDIAIIKPQQNSPSLQLNIPQHCKVRDSETLLTLFRLFLYEQERGGNSLELFLILLLEEVSRAWPENVEPGGPGVALAYKARQLITTQFHLPLGASELAQRLHCNADYLGRVFRLIFQMTLTDALHKQRVAAAEKLLLANTGNVADVARLTGFNDVAYFRRVFRKLLGITPAAYKKLYCREHINSQ